The following are from one region of the Streptosporangiales bacterium genome:
- a CDS encoding TetR family transcriptional regulator, with protein sequence MNVPFTVTTVRPAAALVKSECSFYFVPMPRVSQEHLDARRRQILDAARRCFIRNGFHTTSMQHIFAEAGLSAGAVYRYFTSKDEIIGAIAQTKISAVTDRLEELDPDDLPPLDEVFGMLFSAIREANELEGLARLIGQVWSEAIRTPAVADALRTNVGIVFERLTRVARMYQAVGVLSDDVAPEKLARALAAIVQGFMLQLTILDVDEDDFRAGVRGILRTAPVASAG encoded by the coding sequence ATGAATGTTCCTTTTACGGTGACCACGGTGCGCCCGGCCGCCGCTCTTGTCAAGAGCGAATGTTCGTTCTATTTTGTGCCCATGCCACGAGTCAGCCAGGAGCACCTCGACGCGCGCCGCCGCCAGATCCTCGACGCCGCGCGGCGCTGCTTCATCCGCAACGGCTTCCACACCACGTCGATGCAGCACATCTTCGCCGAGGCCGGGCTGTCCGCCGGCGCCGTCTACCGCTACTTCACGAGCAAGGACGAGATCATCGGGGCGATCGCGCAGACGAAGATCTCGGCCGTGACCGACCGACTCGAGGAGCTCGACCCCGACGACCTGCCGCCGCTCGACGAGGTGTTCGGCATGCTCTTCTCCGCCATCCGCGAGGCGAACGAGCTCGAGGGGCTCGCGCGCCTCATCGGTCAGGTGTGGAGCGAGGCGATCCGCACCCCCGCCGTCGCCGACGCCCTGCGCACCAACGTGGGCATCGTGTTCGAGCGGCTGACGCGGGTCGCCCGCATGTACCAGGCGGTGGGCGTCCTGAGCGACGACGTCGCGCCGGAGAAGCTCGCCAGGGCTCTCGCCGCGATCGTCCAAGGCTTCATGCTGCAGCTCACCATCCTCGACGTCGACGAGGACGACTTCCGCGCAGGCGTGCGGGGCATCCTGCGTACCGCGCCAGTAGCATCCGCCGGGTGA
- a CDS encoding DUF4386 family protein, with translation MSEPARHTPLVRQARIAGLCYLVVIAGGLFVEGFVREPLIVAGDAAATIREIAAGEQLWRLGLAVHLLYLIAAALVGVILYGLLKPVQATLARAALVFTLVDVTIEAVSLLHLYVPLAMVEERGALGALGEGQRQALAYLEIGQFATGFGFALLFFAGFCTLTGVLIMRSRLMPRLIGVLMIAAGVCYFVNSLASILAPSVSNVLFPWILLPPFVGELSLALWLVVKGVRVRGTPRSG, from the coding sequence ATGAGTGAACCGGCTCGTCATACACCGCTGGTGCGGCAGGCGCGGATCGCAGGCCTCTGCTACCTCGTCGTGATCGCCGGCGGCTTGTTCGTCGAAGGGTTCGTGCGGGAACCGCTGATCGTGGCGGGTGACGCCGCGGCGACGATACGGGAGATCGCGGCGGGCGAGCAGCTGTGGCGCCTGGGGTTGGCGGTCCACCTTCTCTACCTCATCGCCGCCGCGCTGGTGGGCGTCATCCTCTACGGGCTGCTCAAGCCGGTACAGGCGACGCTCGCCCGGGCGGCGCTCGTCTTCACGCTCGTCGACGTGACGATCGAGGCGGTGAGCCTTCTCCACCTCTACGTGCCGCTCGCGATGGTCGAGGAGCGCGGCGCGCTCGGCGCGCTGGGCGAGGGGCAGCGGCAGGCGCTGGCCTACCTCGAGATCGGACAGTTCGCGACCGGTTTCGGCTTCGCACTCCTCTTCTTCGCGGGCTTCTGCACGCTGACTGGCGTGCTGATCATGCGCTCGCGACTCATGCCGCGCCTCATCGGCGTGTTGATGATCGCGGCGGGTGTCTGCTACTTCGTGAACAGTCTGGCGTCGATCCTCGCGCCCTCGGTGTCGAACGTGCTCTTCCCCTGGATCCTGCTGCCCCCGTTCGTGGGCGAGCTCTCGCTGGCGCTCTGGCTGGTGGTGAAGGGAGTGCGTGTGAGAGGCACCCCGAGAAGCGGTTGA
- a CDS encoding ribose ABC transporter permease, whose translation MATVGRSNQIGVALALVALVALMAFIAPYFWTTGNLLEVMRQVSAIAILAAGGTFVILTAGIDLSVGSALGLCAMVAIVAADNGLSPWTAILLCLVAGVAIGLVNGVVTAFLALPAFIVTLAALTYLRGFVYVGTGGTTVTPSEVAFSWIGQSSLLGVPVAAWIMIVVYAGGWFLLNRTIFGRQIYAIGGNAEAARLSGISVRRVTAMAYVISGLTAGIAGLIIAARLQSAVPDLGSGYELNAIAAIVLGGTSLMGGRGSLVGTLIGALFIGVLSNGMTLMNVESFYQQIIMGFVILLAVLVDRLRRRGGRRLEGSG comes from the coding sequence ATGGCGACCGTCGGGCGCAGCAACCAGATCGGTGTCGCTCTGGCGCTGGTCGCCCTGGTGGCCCTGATGGCGTTCATCGCGCCCTACTTCTGGACGACCGGCAACCTGCTCGAGGTGATGCGCCAGGTCTCCGCGATCGCGATCCTCGCCGCGGGAGGCACGTTCGTCATCCTCACCGCCGGCATCGACCTCTCCGTCGGCTCGGCGCTCGGGCTCTGCGCGATGGTCGCGATCGTCGCCGCGGACAACGGCCTCTCACCGTGGACCGCGATCCTGCTCTGCCTGGTCGCGGGGGTCGCGATCGGACTGGTCAACGGCGTCGTCACCGCGTTCCTGGCACTCCCCGCGTTCATCGTCACGCTGGCCGCGTTGACCTACCTCCGCGGCTTCGTCTACGTCGGCACCGGCGGCACCACGGTGACCCCCAGCGAGGTCGCGTTCTCGTGGATCGGCCAGTCCAGCCTGCTCGGCGTGCCCGTCGCCGCGTGGATCATGATCGTGGTCTACGCGGGCGGCTGGTTCCTGCTCAACCGCACGATCTTCGGCCGGCAGATCTACGCCATCGGCGGCAACGCCGAGGCCGCCAGGCTGAGCGGGATCAGCGTCCGGCGGGTCACGGCGATGGCCTACGTCATCTCCGGCCTGACCGCGGGCATCGCCGGGCTGATCATCGCCGCCCGCCTGCAGAGCGCCGTGCCCGACCTCGGCTCGGGCTACGAGCTCAACGCGATCGCCGCGATCGTGCTCGGCGGGACCTCGCTGATGGGCGGCCGCGGCTCCCTGGTGGGCACGCTGATCGGTGCCCTCTTCATCGGGGTGCTCTCCAACGGCATGACGCTGATGAACGTGGAGTCGTTCTACCAGCAGATCATCATGGGCTTCGTGATCCTGCTGGCCGTGCTGGTCGACCGCCTGCGCCGCAGAGGCGGTCGGCGCCTCGAGGGCTCCGGTTGA
- a CDS encoding amidohydrolase family protein codes for MPPRLHQRVWEYFDNAGPLIDHPWPIHYRHLDEDARVAHLGELGVVRFGALSYPHKPGMAVSLNAWAAEFAARNPGALRSATFFAEPGAEGYVGEAVASGAQVVKAHVQVGGYDPRDPLLTGVWGALADAGVPVVVHCGSGPRPGRYTGPEIFAEVLAAHPRLTAVIAHLGAPEYAAFLDLADRFERLHLDTTMACTDFFAELGAPFPAGLVSRLADHGDRIVLGSDFPNIPYPYAHQLAALARLGLGDRWLRSVCWDNPRRVLRLGA; via the coding sequence ATGCCGCCGAGACTGCACCAGCGGGTCTGGGAGTACTTCGACAACGCCGGACCCCTGATCGACCACCCGTGGCCCATCCACTACCGCCACCTCGACGAGGACGCCCGGGTCGCCCACCTCGGCGAGCTCGGCGTCGTCCGCTTCGGGGCCCTGAGCTATCCGCACAAGCCGGGCATGGCGGTCTCGCTCAACGCGTGGGCGGCGGAGTTCGCCGCCCGTAACCCGGGGGCACTCCGCAGTGCCACGTTCTTCGCGGAGCCCGGGGCCGAGGGCTACGTGGGGGAGGCGGTGGCGTCCGGCGCGCAGGTGGTCAAGGCGCACGTCCAGGTCGGCGGCTACGACCCCAGGGACCCGCTGCTCACCGGCGTCTGGGGTGCGCTCGCCGACGCCGGCGTCCCCGTGGTCGTGCACTGCGGAAGCGGCCCGCGGCCCGGCAGGTACACAGGTCCCGAGATCTTCGCCGAGGTGCTCGCCGCCCATCCCCGGCTCACCGCGGTCATCGCGCACCTCGGTGCCCCGGAGTACGCGGCGTTCCTGGACCTCGCCGACCGGTTCGAGCGCCTCCACCTCGACACCACCATGGCCTGCACCGACTTCTTCGCCGAGCTCGGCGCCCCGTTCCCCGCCGGCCTCGTCTCCCGGTTGGCCGACCACGGCGACCGGATCGTGCTCGGCTCGGACTTCCCGAACATCCCGTACCCGTACGCCCACCAGCTGGCGGCGCTGGCCCGGCTCGGCCTCGGTGACCGCTGGCTGCGGTCCGTGTGCTGGGACAATCCGCGGCGCGTCCTCCGCCTCGGTGCGTAG
- a CDS encoding ABC transporter permease subunit, with protein MRPTAIAWRALIALLYLFLLAPILVVLVISFDDQPYLRFPPQGFSLQWYAELTRNAGFLAGFKVSAIVGVIVAALATLVGVPAAIALQRHRFRGSGVVTGLFVAPLMVPTITLGLALLLVLTPVGLTGTYPGLVVAHLGVTVPYVVRTTMMSLMTADTSCEEAARVLGASPFTTFRRVTLPLIRSGVLAGAVIAFLISFDEAVISLFVVGSGTTTLPVEIFRYVQFRTDPQVAALSVVLIAISILFVVLIERAVGLRRALR; from the coding sequence ATGAGACCGACGGCGATCGCCTGGCGCGCGCTCATCGCGCTGCTGTACCTGTTCCTGCTCGCACCCATCCTCGTGGTGCTGGTGATCTCCTTCGACGACCAGCCGTACCTGCGCTTCCCGCCCCAGGGTTTCTCGCTGCAGTGGTACGCGGAGCTGACGCGCAACGCCGGCTTCCTCGCCGGGTTCAAGGTGTCGGCGATCGTGGGCGTGATCGTGGCGGCGCTCGCCACTCTCGTCGGCGTGCCCGCGGCGATCGCATTGCAGCGGCACAGGTTCCGGGGGAGCGGGGTCGTCACCGGGCTCTTCGTCGCGCCGCTGATGGTGCCGACCATCACCCTCGGACTCGCGCTGCTGCTCGTGCTGACGCCGGTCGGCCTGACGGGCACGTACCCGGGACTCGTGGTGGCCCACCTGGGCGTGACGGTCCCGTACGTCGTGCGCACCACGATGATGAGCCTGATGACCGCCGACACCTCGTGCGAGGAGGCCGCGCGGGTGCTCGGCGCGAGCCCGTTCACGACGTTCCGCCGGGTCACGCTGCCGCTCATCAGGTCGGGCGTGCTCGCCGGCGCGGTCATCGCGTTCCTCATCTCGTTCGACGAGGCGGTCATCTCGCTGTTCGTCGTCGGGTCGGGCACCACGACGCTGCCGGTGGAGATCTTCCGCTACGTGCAGTTCCGCACCGATCCGCAGGTCGCCGCCCTGTCCGTCGTCCTCATCGCGATCTCGATCCTGTTCGTGGTGCTGATCGAGCGCGCGGTCGGACTGCGTCGAGCCCTGCGCTGA